From a region of the Zerene cesonia ecotype Mississippi chromosome 11, Zerene_cesonia_1.1, whole genome shotgun sequence genome:
- the LOC119830557 gene encoding piggyBac transposable element-derived protein 4-like, with amino-acid sequence MSDHQPGTSRGTKRPNEGPLRVPSKRVLLQESDIINALENSDDDDFMGSDEDEDFLLGDDDEGSSTLESDEDEEGVQSPSSEVRVLSTEREGLNETIEESALPHESPEPAIEGSTSHWSTSCSSIKQIPFVRESKLHIEPPSQPIDYFCLFFDEEYLRMIVECTNRYAESMKSSSEHRHARISRWKNLTVEEFKTFLGLLLHTGTAKMNRLTDYWKVHWLYKSCFSNYMSRNRFFIILSCLHFTLPNEEEEVTARRLNKCQKIVANFNNTMNNIYYPGKNLSLDESMVLWRGRLFFRHHIKGKRHKYDIKLYVLAEPDGLILNFHVFTNTEDETAVKGHTEKIVEKLMDNKLDGGHSIYMDNFYNSYNLASKLLRRLTYCTGTLNKKRKDNPRVITSNKLKRGENISRYRNGVHIGKWKDKREIHYISTEFADEMQEVTSKRGITTLKPLAILRYNENMSGVDLQDQMISYYPCERKTLRWYLKIFIHTMMMSLVNSRLLYNKFSGKPKLSLYDFRENIIEHFLPQNDQIPESSSGNRSQQSHRLTKIVKTTERTMRTGPERKVQAVARKDCRNCYKNKKRVQTTMECKNCPDSPPMCMDCFFILHTCTKK; translated from the coding sequence atgagtgATCATCAACCTGGTACCTCTAGGGGTACAAAACGACCAAATGAGGGACCTTTGCGAGTGCCATCTAAACGTGTTTTATTGCAAGAATCGGATATTATCAACGCTTTAGAAAACtccgatgatgatgattttatgGGAAGTGATGAAGACGAAGATTTTTTATtgggtgatgatgatgaaggcAGCTCAACCCTGGAGTCGGATGAAGATGAAGAAGGAGTTCAGTCGCCCTCTAGTGAAGTTCGAGTTTTGTCTACAGAAAGGGAGGGCTTAAATGAAACGATCGAAGAGTCAGCTCTGCCACATGAGTCTCCTGAACCTGCCATCGAAGGCTCAACTTCACACTGGAGTACTTCTTGTTCGTCCATAAAGCAAATACCATTCGTTCGAGAGTCAAAGCTGCATATAGAACcgccatcacaaccaatagattatttttgtcTCTTTTTCGATGAAGAATATTTGAGAATGATCGTAGAGTGCACTAACAGATACGCCGAAAGTATGAAAAGTTCTAGTGAACATCGTCATGCACGTATTTCAAGATGGAAAAATTTGACAGTTGAAGAATTCAAAACATTTCTGGGCCTTTTGTTACATACTGGCACTGCAAAAATGAACCGATTGACAGATTATTGGAAGGTTCACTGGTTATATAAATCATGTTTTTCGAATTATATGTCACGAaaccgattttttattatattaagctgtttacattttacactTCCTAATGAAGAAGAAGAAGTCACTGCCAGACGTCTAAATAAATGCCAGAAAATAGTTGCAAATTTCAACAAcacaatgaataatatatattatccaGGCAAGAACCTATCTTTAGATGAGTCGATGGTTTTATGGCGTGGTCGTCTCTTTTTTCGACATCACATAAAAGGAAAACGCCACAAGTATGACATCAAACTGTATGTGCTTGCAGAACCAGATGgcttgattttaaatttccatGTATTTACTAATACAGAAGATGAAACAGCAGTAAAGGGCCACACCGAAAAAATTGTCGAAAAATTGATGGATAACAAATTGGACGGTGGCCATTCAATCTAtatggataatttttataattcatataactTAGCAAGTAAACTGTTGCGTCGACTAACTTATTGCACCGGCACACTGAACAAAAAACGTAAGGACAATCCACGCGTTattacttcaaataaattaaaaagaggcGAAAACATCTCGCGGTATAGAAATGGAGTCCATATTGGTAAATGGAAAGATAAGAGagaaattcattatatatcgACAGAGTTCGCTGACGAGATGCAAGAAGTTACAAGTAAACGTGGTATTACAACACTTAAGCCATTGGCTATACTACGTTATAACGAAAACATGTCAGGAGTTGATCTTCAAGATCAAATGATTTCATATTACCCATGCGAAAGAAAGACTTTACgttggtatttaaaaatttttatacatacgaTGATGATGAGTCTGGTAAATTctcgtttattatataacaaattctcTGGAAAACCTAAGCTTTCATTGTACGACTTTAGGGAGAACAtcattgaacattttttacCTCAAAATGACCAAATACCCGAATCCTCATCGGGAAATCGAAGTCAACAAAGTCATAGGTTGACGAAAATAGTCAAAACGACGGAAAGGACAATGAGAACGGGACCAGAAAGAAAAGTGCAAGCAGTCGCAAGAAAAGATTGCAgaaattgctataaaaataaaaaacgagtGCAGACTACGATGGAATGTAAAAATTGTCCCGATAGTCCACCTATGTGCATggactgtttttttattttacatacttgtaccaaaaaataa
- the LOC119829882 gene encoding neuronal membrane glycoprotein M6-a, with the protein MGDSCQACLTRIPHATLIATIMCCLGVGVFCGTMYRGSALSILMFDEVFHFRLIWIEALQMIFIVGSACMAALGFMLLCLGCLTTGATRQKVYRAWRARVGGRISCAIFMIITYILTFTWLILLGFLVITTFLFTIFWKLCSKPRNIDLSTCIDFTQFDFMFPSSVRQEDMKICEAHKVKLFCKDYVEKAEFMFILAMVSCILVILSLVHYLMCLSANYAHIRDHEKFQELQELQYLTNPDLHASKDRF; encoded by the coding sequence ATGGGTGATTCGTGTCAAGCTTGCCTTACGAGAATCCCCCATGCGACTCTTATAGCTACAATAATGTGCTGTTTGGGCGTGGGGGTATTTTGTGGAACTATGTATCGAGGATCGGCACTTTCTATTTTGATGTTCGACGAGGTTTTTCACTTTCGTCTTATATGGATCGAAGCATTGCAGATGATTTTCATCGTTGGTAGTGCTTGTATGGCTGCTTTGGGTTTCATGTTATTATGCTTAGGTTGCCTAACCACAGGTGCCACACGACAAAAGGTTTATCGAGCATGGAGAGCTAGAGTCGGTGGAAGAATATCTTGcgcaatatttatgataatcaCATACATTCTCACATTCACCTGGCTGATTCTCCTCGGATTTCTCGTTATCACCACATTcttgtttacaatattttggAAGCTTTGTTCAAAGCCAAGAAACATAGACCTATCGACATGCATCGATTTTACTCAATTTGACTTTATGTTTCCGTCTTCTGTAAGACAAGAAGATATGAAAATTTGTGAAGCACACAAAGTGAAATTATTCTGTAAAGACTATGTTGAAAAAGCTGAATTCATGTTTATATTAGCAATGGTTTCTTGCATTCTGgtaattttaagtttagttCACTATTTGATGTGTCTTTCTGCTAATTATGCACATATTCGTGACCATGAGAAATTCCAAGAATTACAAGAGCTGCAATACCTAACAAACCCTGACTTGCATGCTTCTAAAGACAGATTCTAG